A genomic segment from Paramixta manurensis encodes:
- a CDS encoding LytR/AlgR family response regulator transcription factor produces MKAIIVEDEFLAQQELSWLINQHSAITIEASFDDGLDVLKYLQHHQVDVIFLDINIPSLDGMLLAQNISKFAHKPLIVFITAWKEHAVEAFELEAFDYILKPYHEARIITMLNKLEAAWHQRQQPAASEPAFRPASQTINLVKDERIIVTEINDIYYAEAHEKLTFVYTRREEYVMSMNLTEFCQRLPETGFFRCHRSYCVNLSKIREIEPWFNNTYILKLRDLEFQVPVSRSRVKAFRQLMRL; encoded by the coding sequence GTGAAAGCAATTATTGTAGAAGATGAATTTTTAGCTCAGCAGGAGCTAAGTTGGCTGATTAATCAGCATAGCGCCATCACAATTGAAGCCAGTTTCGATGACGGTTTAGATGTGCTGAAATATCTGCAACACCATCAGGTCGACGTCATCTTTCTGGATATTAATATTCCTTCACTGGATGGCATGTTGCTGGCGCAAAATATCAGTAAGTTTGCCCATAAGCCGCTGATTGTGTTTATCACCGCGTGGAAAGAACATGCCGTTGAAGCCTTCGAACTGGAAGCCTTTGATTACATCCTTAAGCCTTATCATGAGGCGCGGATTATCACTATGCTCAACAAACTGGAAGCGGCCTGGCACCAGCGGCAACAACCGGCGGCCTCGGAACCGGCATTTCGTCCCGCCTCGCAAACCATTAATTTGGTGAAGGATGAGCGCATCATCGTCACCGAGATTAACGATATTTATTACGCGGAAGCGCACGAAAAGCTGACCTTCGTGTATACCCGCCGCGAAGAGTATGTGATGTCGATGAATTTGACCGAGTTTTGTCAACGCCTGCCGGAAACCGGTTTTTTCCGTTGCCACCGTTCGTATTGCGTTAACCTGAGTAAAATTCGCGAGATCGAGCCGTGGTTCAATAACACCTATATTTTAAAACTGCGGGATTTAGAGTTTCAGGTGCCGGTCAGCCGTAGCCGGGTGAAAGCGTTCCGCCAGTTGATGCGGTTATAG